One Anas platyrhynchos isolate ZD024472 breed Pekin duck chromosome 2, IASCAAS_PekinDuck_T2T, whole genome shotgun sequence DNA segment encodes these proteins:
- the LOC119715799 gene encoding uncharacterized protein isoform X3: MEIAVRRGKVMYCGETRDIRGRVATGDRRCQWKRQTTAIVWSWRTGEVLEDSRIANVTPVFMKGKKEDPGNYRPVSPLSLERCWNIQNDFCFLSSILQRFDSQTGDAALAPAPNDFKTPSVHKLWDLVA, encoded by the exons ATGGAGATCGCGGTGAGACGCGGAAAAGTGATGTATTGCGGTGAGACGCGGGACATCCGGGgccgagttgctacgggagatcGGAGGTGTCAGTGGAAACGGCAGACGACCGCCATCGTGTG gtcttggagaacaggagaggtgcttgaAGACTcaaggatagccaatgtcactccagtcttcatgaagggcaagaaggaggatccgggaaactacaggccagtctcacctctgtccctggaaaggtgttggaacattCAGAAT gatttttgtttcttgtcctcAATCTTGCAAAGGTTCGACAGTCAGACTGGAGATGCAG CTCTAGCTCCAGCTCCCAACGATTTCAAGACTCCAAGCGTCCACAAACTGTGGGATCTAGTAGCCTGA
- the LOC119715799 gene encoding uncharacterized protein isoform X4 produces the protein MEIAVRRGKVMYCGETRDIRGRVATGDRRCQWKRQTTAIVWSWRTGEVLEDSRIANVTPVFMKGKKEDPGNYRPVSPLSLERCWNIQNDFCFLSSILQRFDSQTGDAGPE, from the exons ATGGAGATCGCGGTGAGACGCGGAAAAGTGATGTATTGCGGTGAGACGCGGGACATCCGGGgccgagttgctacgggagatcGGAGGTGTCAGTGGAAACGGCAGACGACCGCCATCGTGTG gtcttggagaacaggagaggtgcttgaAGACTcaaggatagccaatgtcactccagtcttcatgaagggcaagaaggaggatccgggaaactacaggccagtctcacctctgtccctggaaaggtgttggaacattCAGAAT gatttttgtttcttgtcctcAATCTTGCAAAGGTTCGACAGTCAGACTGGAGATGCAG GACCAGAGTAA
- the LOC119715799 gene encoding uncharacterized protein isoform X1, with the protein MEIAVRRGKVMYCGETRDIRGRVATGDRRCQWKRQTTAIVCLSQLREITRHKRALLTPDCNDNVELLGVAARMALASLVPGVASLAALNNLEKLVCWANKQAHAMTEILEEMLPDQNSLRHTLLQARAAVDFLLLAQVHGCEDFEETCCLNLSDHNESIHKFITFLKEPMRKIQYDINPFDQWLTDLFGTMHRWLLGLVKEGLRILFVVVLIIIVCCIVINVVKGLLAKLLHQAWFAQKEKGEIVEGFLKQPGGHDLLQLSKPSYQDDYEKFP; encoded by the exons ATGGAGATCGCGGTGAGACGCGGAAAAGTGATGTATTGCGGTGAGACGCGGGACATCCGGGgccgagttgctacgggagatcGGAGGTGTCAGTGGAAACGGCAGACGACCGCCATCGTGTG cttgtcgcagttgcgtgagatcaccagacataaacgGGCATTGCTCACaccggattgcaatgataatgttgaattgcttGGTGTTGCAGCTAGAATGGCATTGGCAAGTTTAGTGCCAGGAGTGGCATCTTTGGCTGCActtaacaacttagaaaaattggtatgctgggccaatAAGCAAGCCCATGCcatgacagagatacttgaggagatgttaccagatcaaaatagtctgcgacatacACTCTTACAGGCTCGAGCTGCTGTTgacttcttgcttttggctcaagtgcatgggtgtgaggactttgagGAAACGTGCTGTTtgaacctttctgatcataatgagtcaattcacaaatttattactttcctgaaagaacccatgagaaagattcaatatgataTCAATCCTTTCGATCAGTGGCTCACTGATTTGTTTGGAACGatgcatagatggttactgggattagtcaaagagggattaaggattctgtttgtTGTGGTGTTAATCATCATTGTGTGTTGTATTGttataaatgtggttaaagggttacttgcaaaactgttacatcaggcttggtttgctcaaaaagaaaaaggggaaattgttgagggatttttgaaacagccaggaggccatgacttgctgcagctgagcaaaccaagctaccaggacgactatgagaagttcccatga
- the LOC140001529 gene encoding uncharacterized protein encodes MRGAAAACENRPSLEELFQELLVKFENLKITDSEEPPLSSAPPEQTPSLPVATTPSAPRRDRCSDVIRDAIIEGHCHATCLACPIIINPVQGTGLWQTHDCKLLQRAQKTVMDYGLQSQAAWQIIQWIFQAELMCPLDCQNLVHLLLTPSQLLLFEREWLRLAQGEAGQMHQPGDPLYGITAEMLMGMGSYLNTQIELQFPAIIHQTAVQLTLRALLGLPGEKKAPPFTSVEQAAGEPYAKFINWLWAAIPDHPDLTVEPKGSVFKMLAFDNANPKTQNILVTLLRTAPVEDMLVQRADQSRQPDVVAQDCQGFAFTVSPINKQAPAKCYEWLVLPQGMGNSPTLCQLYVAWALQSIRTVWCDVIIYHYMDNFWFGRPECFQDSDLKFIQDTLEAKGLKIAPQKVQ; translated from the coding sequence ATgagaggtgcagcagcagcttgtgaAAATCGACCTTCACTGGAGGAGTTGTTCCAAGAACTGCTAGTGAAATTCGAGAACTTAAAAATTACAGATTCGGAGGAGCCTCCTCTCTCGTCTGCCCCACCGGAGCAGACTCCCTCATTACCTGTCGCTACAACACCGTCGGCACCAAGGAGGGACAGGTGCTCCGACGTCATacgtgatgccatcatagaggGGCATTGTCATGCTACATGCTTGGCCTGCCCTATTATTATCAACCCTGTGCAAGGCACTGGGTTGTGGCAGACGCATGACTGCAAGCTTTTACAACGAGCTCAAAAAACGGTTATGGACTACGGTTTACAATCCCAGGCGGCTTGGCAGATAATTCAGTGGATTTTCCAGGCAGAACTAATGTGTCCACTTGACTGTCAAAACTTGGTGCACTTATTGTTAACTCCTTCCCAATTATTATTGTTTGAAAGGGAATGGTTGCGGTTAGCACAGGGGGAAGCAGGTCAAATGCATCAACCAGGGGACCCTCTGTATGGGATTACTGCAGAGATGTTAATGGGGATGGGTTCTTACCTTAATACCCAGATTGAGTTGCAGTTCCCTGCAATTATTCACCAAACAGCTGTACAGCTCACACTGAGGGCTCTTCTTGGTCtcccaggggaaaagaaagcacctCCATTCACATCTGTAGAACAGGCCGCTGGGGAACCATATGCTAAATTTATCAATTGGTTGTGGGCAGCAATTCCTGATCATCCTGATCTAACAGTGGAGCCTAAAGGCAGTGTGTTTAAAATGCTTGCATTTGATAATGCAAACCCAAAAACTCAAAACATCTTAGTTACACTGCTGAGAACTGCACCAGTAGAGGACATGTTGGTACAGAGAGCTGATCAGTCCAGGCAACCAGATGTGGTGGCACAGGACTGCCAGGGGTTTGCTTTTACGGTATCCCCCATTAACAAACAAGCCCCGGCAAAGTGCTATGAATGGCTAGTGCTTCCACAGGGGATGGGGAATTCCCCTACATTATGTCAATTATATGTGGCCTGGGCATTACAATCAATTCGGACAGTGTGGTGTGATGTaattatttaccattatatGGATAACTTTTGGTTTGGTAGGCCAGAATGCTTCCAGGATTCAGATTTAAAGTTTATTCAGGATACTTTGGAAGCAAAAGGGTTGAAGATAGCCCCACAGAAGGTTCAATAG